In Curtobacterium sp. L6-1, a genomic segment contains:
- a CDS encoding chloride channel protein — MPHNGPASPVWAIKLAVVTGLVGVAGGVAGIAVWLALQLIQFVAFGYPFGGHREAADAPSGLNRFLAVLAAGVLTAVAWWAIRRWGRPVVGVTAAVAGKRMPSLVSLGNAGVQILAVGLGASIGKEVAPREIGAWAAQLLTVRAGLTARETRVLVACGAAAGLAAVYDVPLGGALFAVEVLLGELTLATALPAFVTSAIAAFVARLVIPDEVLYHVPAMHLSPSLLVWAVVVGPLLGFAGVGFVKTTNRLQGIAPTGWKLLVVLPVVFALVGLVAVPFPEVMGNGRALGLAAMNADLDGPTLFGMAPLLALLVLGLLKTVTTAATIGAGAVGGTLTPSIAIGSALGGFLGAAWLLLWPTDGGSVAAFPFVGAAAFLATTMRAPFTALVLVLEFTQEGTDILIPSLLAVSGAVAVGYVLARRRSAQMV; from the coding sequence ATGCCACACAACGGACCCGCCAGCCCGGTCTGGGCGATCAAGCTCGCCGTTGTCACCGGGCTCGTCGGCGTCGCCGGCGGTGTCGCCGGCATCGCGGTGTGGCTCGCACTCCAGCTCATCCAGTTCGTCGCCTTCGGGTACCCGTTCGGCGGGCACCGTGAAGCAGCCGACGCGCCGTCGGGGCTGAACCGGTTCCTGGCGGTCCTCGCGGCCGGTGTGCTCACCGCCGTCGCCTGGTGGGCGATCCGCCGCTGGGGCCGACCGGTCGTCGGGGTGACCGCGGCCGTCGCGGGTAAGCGGATGCCCTCGCTCGTGAGCCTCGGCAACGCGGGCGTGCAGATCCTGGCGGTGGGGCTCGGCGCCTCGATCGGGAAGGAGGTCGCTCCGCGCGAGATCGGCGCCTGGGCCGCCCAGCTGCTGACCGTCCGGGCGGGTCTCACCGCCCGCGAGACCCGGGTCCTGGTCGCCTGCGGTGCGGCTGCCGGCCTCGCGGCGGTGTACGACGTCCCGCTCGGCGGCGCACTCTTCGCCGTCGAGGTGCTGCTCGGCGAGTTGACCCTCGCGACCGCACTGCCGGCGTTCGTGACGAGTGCGATCGCGGCGTTCGTCGCGCGGCTCGTGATCCCGGACGAGGTGCTGTATCACGTGCCGGCGATGCACCTCTCGCCGTCCCTGCTCGTCTGGGCGGTCGTGGTCGGTCCGCTGCTCGGGTTCGCCGGGGTCGGCTTCGTGAAGACGACGAACCGCCTGCAGGGCATCGCGCCGACCGGGTGGAAGCTCCTCGTCGTGCTGCCCGTCGTGTTCGCGCTCGTCGGCCTCGTCGCGGTCCCGTTCCCCGAGGTGATGGGCAACGGCCGTGCCCTCGGGCTCGCGGCCATGAACGCCGACCTCGACGGACCGACGCTGTTCGGCATGGCGCCGCTGCTCGCCCTGCTGGTGCTGGGGCTGCTCAAGACGGTCACCACCGCCGCGACGATCGGCGCCGGGGCGGTCGGGGGCACCCTCACGCCGTCGATCGCGATCGGATCGGCCCTCGGCGGGTTCCTCGGCGCCGCCTGGCTGCTCCTCTGGCCGACCGACGGCGGGAGCGTGGCGGCGTTCCCGTTCGTCGGGGCGGCGGCCTTCCTCGCCACGACCATGCGCGCGCCCTTCACCGCGCTCGTGCTCGTGCTCGAGTTCACGCAGGAGGGGACCGACATCCTCATCCCGTCCCTGCTCGCGGTGAGCGGTGCGGTCGCCGTCGGGTACGTGCTCGCGCGTCGGCGCAGCGCACAGATGGTCTGA
- a CDS encoding antitoxin yields MAGFDDITKKAQAFLQDNKVQDALQSEKAEGISDKVFDGVADAVKKATGGKYDDKIDKARDEADKRVGNE; encoded by the coding sequence ATGGCAGGGTTCGACGACATCACGAAGAAGGCCCAGGCGTTCCTGCAGGACAACAAGGTCCAGGACGCACTGCAGAGCGAGAAGGCCGAGGGCATCAGCGACAAGGTGTTCGACGGGGTCGCCGACGCCGTCAAGAAGGCCACCGGCGGCAAGTACGACGACAAGATCGACAAGGCCCGCGACGAGGCCGACAAGCGCGTCGGCAACGAGTAG
- a CDS encoding SufS family cysteine desulfurase, translated as MTIVAPAPTDDSVEPLTEDEVARIRADFPILQQEVNGQPLAYLDSGATAERPVQVLDAERRFLEHDNAAVHRGAHTLAALSTDAYEDARATVARFIGAGSPSEVVWTANATDALNLVAFGIRAASAGRGGPEADRFRIGAGDEVLITEAEHHADLVPWQELAAATGATLRWVPVDDAGCWTAEGAVARITERTRVVAFAHVSNVTGMIAPVAEVVAAAHAVGALVVLDACQSAPHRPLDVRALDVDFAAFSGHKMLGPNGIGVLWGRGALLDALPPFRTGGSMITTVTMEHTDFMPAPERFEAGTQSVSQAVALAEAVRYLERIGMDRVQAHEEHLAQRMLTGLATVPGVHVVGPAVGVPRSGLASFVVDGVHAHDVSQYLDAQGIAVRSGHHCAQPLHRRLGLTATSRASTYVYTTEDDVDRFVTAVGEIRAYFGAEDAS; from the coding sequence GTGACGATCGTGGCACCAGCGCCGACGGACGACTCCGTCGAACCGCTCACCGAGGACGAGGTCGCACGCATCCGTGCGGACTTCCCGATCCTCCAGCAGGAGGTGAACGGGCAGCCGCTCGCGTACCTCGACTCCGGCGCCACCGCCGAACGGCCCGTGCAGGTCCTCGACGCGGAACGCCGGTTCCTCGAGCACGACAACGCCGCCGTGCACCGCGGGGCCCACACCCTCGCCGCGCTGAGCACCGACGCATACGAGGACGCGCGCGCCACCGTCGCCCGCTTCATCGGCGCGGGGAGCCCGTCCGAGGTCGTCTGGACGGCCAACGCCACCGACGCCCTCAACCTCGTCGCGTTCGGCATCCGCGCCGCGAGCGCGGGCCGGGGCGGGCCCGAGGCGGACCGCTTCCGGATCGGCGCCGGGGACGAGGTCCTCATCACCGAGGCCGAGCACCACGCGGACCTCGTGCCGTGGCAGGAGCTCGCCGCCGCGACGGGCGCCACCCTGCGCTGGGTGCCCGTCGACGACGCCGGCTGCTGGACCGCCGAGGGCGCCGTCGCCCGCATCACCGAGCGCACCCGCGTCGTCGCGTTCGCGCACGTGTCCAACGTCACCGGGATGATCGCCCCGGTCGCCGAGGTCGTCGCCGCCGCCCACGCCGTCGGCGCCCTGGTCGTGCTCGACGCCTGCCAGTCCGCACCGCACCGGCCGCTCGATGTCCGCGCGCTCGACGTCGACTTCGCCGCGTTCTCCGGGCACAAGATGCTCGGACCGAACGGCATCGGTGTCCTCTGGGGACGGGGTGCGCTACTCGACGCGCTGCCGCCGTTCCGCACCGGCGGCTCGATGATCACCACCGTGACGATGGAGCACACCGACTTCATGCCGGCTCCCGAGCGGTTCGAGGCCGGCACGCAGTCCGTGTCCCAGGCGGTCGCCCTCGCCGAGGCCGTCCGCTACCTCGAGCGCATCGGCATGGACCGGGTCCAGGCGCACGAGGAGCACCTCGCGCAGCGGATGCTGACCGGCCTCGCCACGGTCCCCGGCGTCCACGTCGTCGGTCCGGCGGTCGGGGTCCCGCGCAGCGGCCTCGCCTCGTTCGTCGTCGACGGTGTGCACGCGCACGACGTGTCGCAGTACCTCGACGCGCAGGGCATCGCGGTCCGCTCCGGCCACCACTGCGCGCAACCGCTGCACCGCCGCCTGGGCCTCACCGCGACGAGCCGGGCGAGCACGTACGTCTACACGACCGAGGACGACGTCGACCGGTTCGTCACCGCCGTCGGCGAGATCCGCGCCTACTTCGGGGCGGAGGACGCCTCGTGA
- the sufU gene encoding Fe-S cluster assembly sulfur transfer protein SufU, whose protein sequence is MNGLDGLYQQVILDHAKARRGDGPLPDADAEHFERNPTCGDEITVRLRLEPGTDRIAAIAWQGDGCSISMASASVLTDMAVGRTVPELLALTEEFRTMMRSRGVGEPDEDVLEDLVAFQGVSKFVMRVKCGMLAWVAAETAAQQAVATR, encoded by the coding sequence GTGAACGGGCTCGACGGGCTCTACCAGCAGGTGATCCTCGACCACGCCAAGGCACGGCGGGGCGACGGGCCGCTGCCCGACGCCGACGCCGAGCACTTCGAGCGGAACCCGACCTGCGGCGACGAGATCACCGTCCGGCTCCGGCTCGAGCCCGGTACCGACCGGATCGCCGCGATCGCCTGGCAGGGTGACGGGTGCTCGATCTCGATGGCGTCGGCCTCGGTCCTGACCGACATGGCGGTCGGGCGCACCGTGCCGGAGCTCCTGGCCCTGACGGAGGAGTTCCGCACGATGATGCGCTCCCGCGGGGTCGGCGAGCCGGACGAGGACGTGCTCGAGGACCTCGTCGCGTTCCAGGGCGTCTCGAAGTTCGTCATGCGCGTCAAGTGCGGGATGCTCGCGTGGGTCGCGGCCGAGACGGCTGCGCAGCAGGCGGTCGCCACGCGCTGA
- a CDS encoding alpha/beta fold hydrolase, whose translation MSDERPGSRGGGTVFLHASNRSPRRAWGDLLDLPDARVAWMPGYDSELAVRFDQDRWEERLLTACRSGSTVVAHSFGGAVAMRAAVRRPDLVAALVLLEPAAYALARGHEAVEEHIRRVQPVLDRASDRTAEEFAADFAAAMSGDRLTPPLGADGLLAARRQRMLPGPWTLDTPSELDVPTLVVTGGWNDEYEVIAARIRGARHVTLVGHGHRPQDHPEVVDVVTDFLVR comes from the coding sequence ATGAGCGACGAGCGGCCCGGCAGCCGCGGCGGAGGGACCGTGTTCCTGCACGCCTCGAACCGCTCGCCCCGCCGGGCTTGGGGCGACCTCCTCGACCTGCCGGACGCCCGGGTCGCGTGGATGCCGGGCTACGACTCCGAGCTGGCCGTCCGGTTCGACCAGGACCGCTGGGAGGAGCGGCTGCTCACCGCCTGTCGGAGCGGCAGCACGGTCGTCGCGCACTCGTTCGGCGGGGCGGTCGCGATGCGCGCGGCGGTCCGTCGACCAGACCTGGTGGCAGCGCTCGTGCTGCTGGAACCGGCCGCGTACGCACTGGCGCGTGGTCACGAGGCCGTCGAGGAGCACATCCGCCGGGTGCAGCCGGTGCTCGACCGAGCGTCGGACCGCACGGCCGAGGAGTTCGCCGCCGACTTCGCGGCGGCGATGAGCGGTGACCGGCTCACGCCGCCGCTCGGCGCCGACGGGCTCCTCGCTGCCCGGCGACAGCGCATGCTGCCCGGCCCGTGGACGCTGGACACGCCGTCGGAGCTGGACGTCCCCACGCTGGTCGTCACCGGCGGGTGGAACGACGAGTACGAGGTGATCGCCGCGCGCATCCGCGGTGCCCGACACGTGACGCTCGTCGGCCACGGGCACCGGCCGCAGGACCACCCCGAGGTCGTCGACGTCGTCACGGACTTCCTCGTGCGCTGA